A genome region from Buchnera aphidicola (Cinara splendens) includes the following:
- the rpsL gene encoding 30S ribosomal protein S12, producing the protein MSTINQLVRTPRTRKITKTNVPALSGCPQRRGVCTRVYTTTPKKPNSALRKVCRVKLTNGYEVTAYIGGEGHNLQEHSVILIRGGRVKDLPGVRYHVVRGSLDCSGVKDRKKSRSKYGVKKLKV; encoded by the coding sequence ATGTCTACAATTAATCAACTGGTCCGTACTCCTAGGACTCGAAAAATAACTAAAACTAATGTTCCTGCTTTATCTGGATGTCCTCAACGAAGAGGCGTATGTACAAGAGTATATACAACAACTCCAAAAAAACCGAATTCTGCATTAAGAAAAGTATGTCGTGTTAAATTAACAAATGGTTATGAAGTTACAGCATATATTGGGGGTGAAGGACATAATTTACAAGAACATTCAGTGATTTTAATTCGAGGTGGTCGAGTAAAAGATTTACCTGGTGTTAGGTATCATGTAGTTAGAGGTTCTTTGGATTGTTCCGGTGTTAAAGATAGAAAAAAAAGTCGATCTAAATACGGTGTTAAAAAGTTAAAAGTATAA
- the tusB gene encoding sulfurtransferase complex subunit TusB — MLHILLNSPYRISIPSLLSFSSKFDDLICIQDGVILSVINDSYLKKIYKNFNLIYFLKNDLFARGLLQKNNKNNLILLNYESFVLLTYSHASNMTW, encoded by the coding sequence ATGTTACATATTTTATTAAATTCTCCATATCGTATATCTATACCTTCTTTGTTGTCTTTTAGCTCTAAATTTGATGATTTAATATGTATTCAGGATGGTGTAATATTAAGTGTGATTAATGATTCTTATTTAAAAAAAATATATAAAAATTTTAATTTAATTTATTTCTTAAAAAATGATTTATTTGCTAGAGGGTTATTACAAAAAAATAATAAAAATAATTTAATTTTATTAAATTATGAAAGTTTTGTTTTGTTAACATATAGCCACGCCTCTAATATGACTTGGTAA
- the rpsG gene encoding 30S ribosomal protein S7: MPRRRIIGQRKILPDPKFSSDLLAKFINILMVDGKKSIAENIVYSALSAVSQKIKKEELDIFILALDNVKPSVEVKSRRVGGSTYQVPVEVRPTRKNALAMRWIVAAARKRTDKSMSIRLTNELLDAIGNKGSAVRKREEVHKMADANKAFAHYRW, encoded by the coding sequence ATGCCTCGTCGTCGTATAATAGGTCAACGTAAAATTTTACCTGATCCAAAATTTTCTTCAGATTTATTAGCTAAATTTATTAATATATTAATGGTTGACGGTAAAAAATCTATTGCTGAAAATATCGTTTATTCAGCTTTATCAGCCGTTTCTCAAAAAATAAAAAAAGAAGAACTAGATATTTTTATTTTAGCTTTAGATAACGTTAAACCATCAGTGGAAGTAAAATCTCGTCGTGTAGGAGGATCGACGTATCAAGTTCCAGTTGAGGTTCGCCCAACTAGAAAAAATGCTTTAGCTATGCGATGGATTGTAGCTGCAGCTCGTAAGCGCACAGATAAATCTATGTCAATTCGATTGACTAATGAATTATTAGATGCTATAGGAAATAAAGGTTCAGCTGTTCGAAAACGTGAAGAAGTTCACAAGATGGCAGATGCGAATAAAGCTTTTGCCCATTATCGTTGGTAA
- the tusD gene encoding sulfurtransferase complex subunit TusD, which produces MNYIVIVTGPPYDTQNAISAFLFSKSVLELNFSISKIFFYASGVYNSNCMINLPSNEFNVLNGWISLKKTYNIQLCICPSAAHRRGILSNESTKKIKNYQKIFSSSFKCVTLMELSYSIRTCDRIVQF; this is translated from the coding sequence ATGAATTACATAGTAATTGTTACTGGTCCTCCTTATGATACTCAAAATGCTATAAGTGCTTTTTTATTTTCAAAATCTGTTCTTGAACTAAATTTTAGTATTAGTAAAATTTTTTTTTATGCTTCCGGAGTATATAACTCTAATTGTATGATTAATCTTCCCAGTAATGAATTTAATGTTTTAAATGGATGGATTAGTTTAAAAAAAACTTATAATATTCAGTTATGTATTTGTCCTAGCGCTGCCCATAGGAGAGGAATTTTATCAAACGAATCTACTAAAAAGATTAAAAATTATCAAAAAATTTTTTCTTCTTCTTTTAAATGTGTAACGTTGATGGAATTATCGTACTCTATACGTACCTGTGATCGTATTGTACAATTCTAA
- the tusC gene encoding sulfurtransferase complex subunit TusC, with amino-acid sequence MKSMAFIFSNAPYGDNIGREGLDFVISCSLSCNKIALFFIDDGIFQLILHQKPELVKLHNYSLSFKVLLLYGIKHFFFCKRSAHQRGFKDCDDFLLPVEFLNKSCIKSQINRFDFILKW; translated from the coding sequence ATGAAATCAATGGCTTTTATTTTTTCTAATGCTCCATATGGAGATAATATTGGTAGAGAAGGACTTGACTTTGTTATTTCTTGTTCGTTGAGTTGCAATAAAATTGCTCTTTTTTTTATTGATGATGGTATATTTCAATTAATATTACATCAGAAACCAGAATTAGTTAAACTACACAATTATTCTCTTTCATTTAAGGTTTTGTTGTTATATGGAATAAAACACTTTTTTTTTTGTAAAAGATCAGCTCATCAGCGTGGTTTTAAAGATTGTGATGACTTTTTATTACCAGTAGAATTTTTAAATAAATCTTGTATTAAAAGTCAAATAAATCGATTTGATTTTATTTTAAAATGGTAA